The following are encoded in a window of Salmo trutta chromosome 9, fSalTru1.1, whole genome shotgun sequence genomic DNA:
- the pxnb gene encoding paxillin isoform X2 has protein sequence MDDLDALLADLESTTSHISKRPVFLSEETPYSFPTGGNSYQDVSAPPPVPPPPSAEALNGSVIDSLHSSQQSLGSAPKSSWSRDSSSPPLSHIEEDHVYSFPNKQKSADPSVAAMSSALGSNLSELDRLLLELNAVQQNSPSFPTTEETAPPLPSCSITNYVQQNGGPLDIMVSPPVQEKPKQNGTRVVEDGRPTVESLLDELEGSVPNPSPSVLHSELDSPSQQQARISASCATRELDELMASLSDFKIMAQGKGGPGGPPTQVNKLDNMLGSLQSDLHKLGVQTVAKGVCGACCKPIVGQVVTAMGRTWHPEHFVCTHCQEEIGSRNFFERDGAPYCEKDYHNLFSPRCHYCNGPILDKVVTALDRTWHPEHFFCAQCGSFFGPEGFHEKDGKAYCRKDYFDMFAPKCGGCARAILENYISALNSLWHPECFVCRECFTPFVNGSFFEHDGQPYCEVHYHERRGSLCSGCQKPITGRCITAMAKKFHPEHFVCAFCLKQLNKGTFKEQNDKPYCQGCFVKLFS, from the exons ACGCTTTGTTGGCGGACCTGGAATCCACGACATCCCACATTTCCAAGCGGCCTGTGTTCCTGTCTGAGGAAACCCCCTACTCTTTCCCCACTGGGGGAAACTCCTACCAGGATGTGTCAGCCCCTCCCCCGGTGCCGCCCCCTCCCTCCGCTGAGGCTCTGAATGGCTCTGTCATCgactccctccactcctcccaaCAG TCCTTGGGTTCAGCTCCGAAGAGCTCATGGTCCAGGGACAGTAGCAGCCCACCCCTGTCCCACATTGAAGAGGACCACGTCTACAG tTTCCCCAACAAACAGAAGTCTGCTGACCCATCTGTGGCTGCCATGAGCTCCGCGCTAGGCAGTAACCTGTCAGAGCTGGACCGGCTGCTCCTGGAGCTCAATGCTGTCCAGCAgaactctccctctttccccaccACAG AGGAAACCGCCCCACCCCTGCCATCCTGCAGTATTACCAACTATGTGCAGCAAAACGGGGGGCCCCTTGACATCATGGTGAGCCCTCCCGTTCAGGAGAAGCCCAAACAGAATGGGACCAGGGTGGTGGAGGATGGCCGGCCCACAGTGGAGAGTCTGCTGGATGAGCTGGAGGGTTCTGTACCCAATCCCAG CCCCTCTGTTCTTCACAGTGAGTTGGACTCTCCCTCTCAGCAGCAGGCCAGAATCTCAGCATCCTGTGCTACACGCGAGCTTGACGAGCTCATGGCCTCCCTGTCCGACTTCAAG ATCATGGCCCAGGGGAAAGGTGGCCCTGGAGGCCCCCCAACGCAGGTCAACAAGCTGGACAACATGCTCGGCAGCCTGCAGTCTGACCTCCATAAACTGGGTGTGCAGACTGTGGCCAAGGGAGTGTGTGGGGCCTGCTGTAAACCCATCGTGGGACAG GTGGTGACTGCCATGGGGCGCACGTGGCACCCGGAGCACTTTGTGTGTACCCACTGTCAGGAGGAGATAGGTTCCAGAAACTTCTTTGAGCGTGACGGAGCGCCCTACTGCGAGAAGGACTACCACAACCTGTTCTCCCCACGCTGCCACTACTGCAACGGACCTATTCTGGAT AAAGTTGTGACTGCGTTGGACAGGACATGGCATCCTGAGCATTTCTTCTGTGCTCAGTGTGGATCATTCTTTGGCCCAGAAG GCTTCCATGAGAAGGATGGGAAGGCGTACTGTAGGAAGGACTACTTTGACATGTTTGCGCCTAAATGTGGCGGCTGTGCCCGAGCCATCCTGGAGAACTACATCTCTGCACTGAACTCCCTTTGGCATCCAGAGTGCTTTGTCTGCAGG GAGTGCTTCACCCCATTTGTGAATGGGAGTTTCTTTGAGCATGATGGGCAGCCCTACTGTGAGGTTCACTACCACGAGCGCCGCGGCTCCCTCTGCTCTGGCTGCCAGAAGCCCATTACAGGCCGCTGCATCACGGCCATGGCCAAGAAGTTCCACCCCGAGCACTTTGTCTGTGCCTTCTGCCTCAAGCAGCTCAACAAGGGCACCTTCAAGGAGCAGAATGACAAGCCCTACTGCCAGGGCTGCTTTGTGAAACTCTTCAGTTAA
- the pxnb gene encoding flocculation protein FLO11 isoform X1 encodes MDDLDALLADLESTTSHISKRPVFLSEETPYSFPTGGNSYQDVSAPPPVPPPPSAEALNGSVIDSLHSSQQSLGSAPKSSWSRDSSSPPLSHIEEDHVYSFPNKQKSADPSVAAMSSALGSNLSELDRLLLELNAVQQNSPSFPTTEETAPPLPSCSITNYVQQNGGPLDIMVSPPVQEKPKQNGTRVVEDGRPTVESLLDELEGSVPNPSPSVLHSELDSPSQQQARISASCATRELDELMASLSDFKLDQAEISPSSTLEVHPHPRTPSSPVAASPSPLLPSQPACDSPLFSLPDWELHIEEEGGGAVSSPHPSLSSPPPATVTFQSPLFFAESEPEAFIDVSATMLSSHQKSLVVLNHSKPSPSTDPSPPNAAKPSLTSASTTLDQNPLKSPSPSLERGITPPSVTKSPSPLTDMDLSVSTPTTTKSLSPVPFSYSKSPTPLTASKAPSPSLVTYPKAPPPPALTSPMISRRVLEPVPAAEPSLDEALDKLLAMRFAKIENDRVPMEAPRLKQEVVHEKSIMPLDRREVQPDTTGSTRDGARTWDEASTHEGTFTRDGSVISGHVDGYRELMDWADVELNMCLQDGQDGGMTPNTERPYTDGSLTPMTEASWMDESLDGSSCPGTPDASLDLPLLQHATVDRVSASGHLKSVIRRTKETSNVHPMYREGHPRRGRVGPIIVNKSSSQDRLIEELQGKLGIGRLADRRRKQPDDWLTEGIIVMSKPQRFRGDGAVDKVGLDTITTGSHHPRYYCTFLIHFTQILLHFQFFTFHFVFLSGCPCLFFSSDHYSPRVPSTSEGHLPTPVSPSASSPSYYRKTQ; translated from the exons ACGCTTTGTTGGCGGACCTGGAATCCACGACATCCCACATTTCCAAGCGGCCTGTGTTCCTGTCTGAGGAAACCCCCTACTCTTTCCCCACTGGGGGAAACTCCTACCAGGATGTGTCAGCCCCTCCCCCGGTGCCGCCCCCTCCCTCCGCTGAGGCTCTGAATGGCTCTGTCATCgactccctccactcctcccaaCAG TCCTTGGGTTCAGCTCCGAAGAGCTCATGGTCCAGGGACAGTAGCAGCCCACCCCTGTCCCACATTGAAGAGGACCACGTCTACAG tTTCCCCAACAAACAGAAGTCTGCTGACCCATCTGTGGCTGCCATGAGCTCCGCGCTAGGCAGTAACCTGTCAGAGCTGGACCGGCTGCTCCTGGAGCTCAATGCTGTCCAGCAgaactctccctctttccccaccACAG AGGAAACCGCCCCACCCCTGCCATCCTGCAGTATTACCAACTATGTGCAGCAAAACGGGGGGCCCCTTGACATCATGGTGAGCCCTCCCGTTCAGGAGAAGCCCAAACAGAATGGGACCAGGGTGGTGGAGGATGGCCGGCCCACAGTGGAGAGTCTGCTGGATGAGCTGGAGGGTTCTGTACCCAATCCCAG CCCCTCTGTTCTTCACAGTGAGTTGGACTCTCCCTCTCAGCAGCAGGCCAGAATCTCAGCATCCTGTGCTACACGCGAGCTTGACGAGCTCATGGCCTCCCTGTCCGACTTCAAG CTGGATCAAGCAGAAATCTCCCCCAGCAGCACTCTGGAGGTCCATCCTCATCCACGTACCCCCTCCTCCCCTGTTGCAgcttccccctcccccctccttccctctcaacCTGCCTGCGACTCCCCTCTCTTCTCACTGCCTGACTGGGAGCTGCACATAGAGGAGGAAGGTGGGGGGGCAGTGTCCTCTCCACATCCCTCATTATCAAGCCCTCCCCCAGCAACTGTAACCTTCCAGAGCCCTCTGTTCTTTGCAGAGAGTGAACCAGAAGCCTTCATCGACGTCTCTGCCACCATGCTGTCCTCTCATCAGAAGTCCTTGGTAGTCCTCAACCACTCCAAACCTTCACCTAGCAcagaccccagtcctcccaaTGCTGCTAAACCATCACTCACCTCAGCCAGCACCACGCTAGACCAGAACCCCTTAAAATCCCCTAGTCCCTCTCTAGAACGTGGCATAACTCCTCCCTCTGTTACCAAAAGCCCCAGTCCCCTAACTGACATGGATCTAAGTGTATCTACTCCAACTACTACTAAGAGCCTTAGTCCTGTTCCTTTCTCTTACTCCAAGTCCCCTACTCCTCTCACTGCTTCGAAAGCCCCCTCACCATCTCTGGTCACATATCCCAAGGCTCCCCCTCCCCCAGCTCTCACTAGCCCCATGATCTCAAGGAGAGTGCTGGagccagtccctgcagctgagcCCTCTCTGGATGAAGCCCTGGATAAGCTGCTGGCCATGCGTTTCGCCAAGATTGAGAACGATAGAGTCCCTATGGAGGCACCTCGGCTGAAGCAGGAGGTGGTGCATGAGAAGAGCATCATGCCCTTAGACAGAAGGGAGGTGCAGCCGGACACCACCGGAAGTACCCGGGACGGGGCAAGAACCTGGGACGAGGCAAGTACCCATGAAGGGACATTTACCCGGGATGGGTCAGTAATAAGTGGACATGTTGATGGGTATAGGGAGCTCATGGACTGGGCTGATGTGGAGCTGAACATGTGTCTCCAAGATGGACAGGATGGTGGTATGACTCCTAATACAGAGAGACCTTATACAGATGGGAGCTTGACCCCGATGACTGAGGCCAGCTGGATGGATGAGTCCCTGGATGGCTCCTCCTGCCCTGGGACTCCTGATGCTTCCCTGGACCTGCCTCTGCTGCAGCATGCCACTGTGGACAGGGTCTCAGCATCTGGACAT CTTAAATCAGTGATTAGGCGCACCAAGGAGACCTCCAACGTACACCCCATGTACCGAGAGGGTCACCCCCGGAGGGGGCGGGTGGGCCCCATCATTGTCAACAAGAGCAGCTCCCAGGACCGCCTCATAGAGGAGCTGCAGGGGAAGCTGGGGATTGGTCGATTGGCTGACCGCCGGCGTAAGCAGCCGGACGATTGGCTCACTGAGGGCATCATTGTCATGTCCAAGCCACAGCGCTTCCGTGGCGACGGGGCCGTGGACAAGGTTGGCCTGGATACGATCACAACAGGCTCCCACCATCCCAGATACTATTGCACATTTCTCATACATTTTACTCAAATTTTACTTCACTTTCAGTTCTTTACCTTTcattttgtctttctctctggttgTCCCTGTCTCTTCTTCTCCTCAGATCATTATTCCCCCAGAGTCCCCTCTACCTCAGAGGGTCATTTACCCACCCCAGTCTCCCCCAGTGCCTCGTCACCCTCCTATTATAGAAAAACCCAGTAG